In Quercus robur chromosome 10, dhQueRobu3.1, whole genome shotgun sequence, a genomic segment contains:
- the LOC126703420 gene encoding uncharacterized protein LOC126703420 isoform X1 has product MAAAIFNSNAAVSLTIRLKALILNVFYSLLNSFSLNAALDLAIKLKNSILEAIYHRLNGIEALSFIEAFHALLGDLTLFPIALIGLHFQVLDVSTLHMHFAIVLLFFMATIVHRIAYTEIKLRPQDARYLPILSFICLVSGIIAIELLFAIIISPFWLFMVNLCPILILGVLRHLYQQIYQCVYYTANLVLNPVCSLFKKICELVDQIYDWGTEIPVSGFSTIFYKGTRKTMVCI; this is encoded by the exons ATGGCGGCGGCAAT TTTCAACTCAAATGCGGCCGTGAGCTTAACGATCAGATTGAAAGCTTTAATTTTGAATGTTTTTTATAGCCTACTGAACAG tttcAGCTTAAATGCGGCTCTGGATTTAGCCATCAAATTGAAGAATTCAATTTTGGAAGCTATTTATCACCGACTGAACGG CATTGAAGCACTCTCTTTCATTGAAGCATTTCATGCACTTCTTGGTGACCTCACCTTGTTTCCGATAGCCTTAATTGGTTTACACTTTCAAGTCTTGGACGTCTCAACACTTCATATGCATTTTGCTATCGTCTTGCTTTTCTTCATGGCTACAATTGTCCATCGCATTGCATATACGGAGATAAAACTACGACCTCAAGATGCTAGGTATCTTCCTATATTGAGTTTCATTTGTCTGGTTTCTGGAATTATTGCTATTGAGCTACTCTTCGCAATAATCATCTCCCCCTTTTGGCTATTCATGGTTAATTTATGCCCAATCTTGATCCTAGGGGTACTGCGTCATTTGTACCAACAAATCTATCAGTGTGTTTACTACACAGCTAATTTAGTACTCAATCCAGTATGTAGCTTGTTTAAAAAGATTTGTGAATTAGTTGATCAAATATATGACTGGGGTACAGAAATTCCAGTAAGCGGCTTCTCAACCATTTTCTACAAGGGAACAAGAAAGACAATGGTATGTATTTAG
- the LOC126703420 gene encoding uncharacterized protein LOC126703420 isoform X2, producing the protein MAAAIFNSNAAVSLTIRLKALILNVFYSLLNSLNAALDLAIKLKNSILEAIYHRLNGIEALSFIEAFHALLGDLTLFPIALIGLHFQVLDVSTLHMHFAIVLLFFMATIVHRIAYTEIKLRPQDARYLPILSFICLVSGIIAIELLFAIIISPFWLFMVNLCPILILGVLRHLYQQIYQCVYYTANLVLNPVCSLFKKICELVDQIYDWGTEIPVSGFSTIFYKGTRKTMVCI; encoded by the exons ATGGCGGCGGCAAT TTTCAACTCAAATGCGGCCGTGAGCTTAACGATCAGATTGAAAGCTTTAATTTTGAATGTTTTTTATAGCCTACTGAACAG CTTAAATGCGGCTCTGGATTTAGCCATCAAATTGAAGAATTCAATTTTGGAAGCTATTTATCACCGACTGAACGG CATTGAAGCACTCTCTTTCATTGAAGCATTTCATGCACTTCTTGGTGACCTCACCTTGTTTCCGATAGCCTTAATTGGTTTACACTTTCAAGTCTTGGACGTCTCAACACTTCATATGCATTTTGCTATCGTCTTGCTTTTCTTCATGGCTACAATTGTCCATCGCATTGCATATACGGAGATAAAACTACGACCTCAAGATGCTAGGTATCTTCCTATATTGAGTTTCATTTGTCTGGTTTCTGGAATTATTGCTATTGAGCTACTCTTCGCAATAATCATCTCCCCCTTTTGGCTATTCATGGTTAATTTATGCCCAATCTTGATCCTAGGGGTACTGCGTCATTTGTACCAACAAATCTATCAGTGTGTTTACTACACAGCTAATTTAGTACTCAATCCAGTATGTAGCTTGTTTAAAAAGATTTGTGAATTAGTTGATCAAATATATGACTGGGGTACAGAAATTCCAGTAAGCGGCTTCTCAACCATTTTCTACAAGGGAACAAGAAAGACAATGGTATGTATTTAG